The proteins below are encoded in one region of Pontibacter deserti:
- a CDS encoding NADH-quinone oxidoreductase subunit N, whose amino-acid sequence MSQTDFIYLMPLLILTFAVLVSMLVIAAWRNHKIIYVITALSCIAAFGSLFELRTTTAYVIEPMFVIDGFGVFYIGMILLTSLLVSMLSYAYFEQREERKEEYYLLLVLATLGACVLVISTHFASLFLGLEILSISLYALIPYLRTRPRSDEAGIKYLILAAFSSAFMLFGMALVYFSTGTMVFSGLAASIAGMQELPLLLLTGIGMMLIGVGFKLGIVPFHMWTPDVYEGAPAPVTAFIATVSKGGVLGLLIRFFMEVDGFRYPVLVTILTIVVIASMFAGNLLALMQKNVKRILAYSSISHLGYILVAFMAGNQMGVEAVTFYLVAYFITSVGAFGVVAMLSDKNSDAELLEDYKGLLWRRPWTAAVFSAMLLSLAGIPLTAGFVGKFYIIAAGVNDQLWLLVVMLVLNSVIGLYYYIKIIAVMFQQPEIEREQAIRLRPSIYVASAGTLAVLALLLVYVGVYPTGLVQLIQNVLVSVPEIVAK is encoded by the coding sequence ATGAGCCAGACTGATTTCATATACCTGATGCCGCTGCTGATACTCACATTTGCGGTGCTTGTTTCGATGCTGGTGATTGCCGCGTGGCGCAACCATAAAATCATTTATGTGATTACGGCGCTGTCGTGTATTGCAGCTTTTGGTTCGCTGTTCGAGTTGCGTACAACCACTGCTTATGTCATAGAGCCAATGTTTGTAATTGATGGCTTTGGCGTGTTTTATATTGGGATGATTTTACTGACTTCCCTGCTCGTAAGTATGTTGTCGTATGCCTATTTTGAGCAGCGCGAAGAGCGGAAAGAAGAATATTATTTGCTGCTGGTTCTTGCTACTTTGGGTGCCTGCGTGCTGGTTATCAGTACACATTTTGCATCGCTGTTCCTGGGCCTGGAGATTCTCAGTATCTCGCTATACGCACTCATCCCCTACCTGCGCACCCGTCCCCGCTCCGACGAAGCCGGTATCAAATACCTGATTCTGGCTGCTTTCTCATCTGCTTTTATGCTGTTCGGAATGGCGCTGGTATACTTTAGTACGGGTACAATGGTGTTTTCCGGATTAGCCGCAAGTATAGCCGGTATGCAGGAGTTACCGCTGTTGTTGCTCACAGGCATCGGCATGATGCTGATTGGGGTTGGTTTTAAGCTGGGTATCGTGCCCTTCCATATGTGGACACCGGATGTATATGAAGGTGCGCCTGCCCCGGTTACAGCCTTTATAGCTACTGTTTCAAAGGGTGGTGTGCTGGGTTTATTAATTCGTTTCTTTATGGAAGTGGATGGATTCCGGTACCCGGTGCTGGTTACGATCTTAACTATAGTTGTCATTGCATCCATGTTCGCTGGCAACCTGCTGGCCCTAATGCAGAAGAACGTAAAACGCATCCTGGCTTATTCTTCCATCTCGCACCTAGGGTATATTTTAGTAGCTTTTATGGCCGGTAACCAGATGGGCGTAGAAGCTGTGACTTTTTACTTAGTTGCTTACTTTATTACCAGCGTTGGTGCCTTTGGTGTAGTAGCGATGCTTTCGGATAAGAACAGTGATGCGGAGCTGCTGGAAGATTACAAAGGCCTGCTCTGGCGCCGCCCCTGGACGGCTGCCGTTTTCTCTGCTATGTTGCTTTCACTCGCTGGAATTCCACTCACAGCTGGCTTTGTTGGTAAATTCTACATTATCGCGGCGGGTGTAAACGACCAACTTTGGCTGCTGGTGGTGATGCTGGTGCTCAACAGTGTTATCGGTTTGTACTACTACATCAAGATCATTGCGGTCATGTTCCAGCAACCGGAAATCGAGCGTGAACAAGCAATCCGCCTACGCCCATCTATTTATGTAGCCAGTGCTGGCACATTGGCTGTGTTGGCATTGCTGCTGGTTTATGTGGGCGTTTATCCAACGGGGTTGGTGCAGCTTATTCAGAATGTGTTGGTGAGTGTGCCGGAGATTGTAGCTAAGTAG